CGGGATTcggctaaaaataattcaaatatctAAAAATAGAGTTATAAAAGTATGTCTAAATTATGAGATATTATGTGAAAAACTTACAAGGTATTCCGAGAAGCAGAAAACATTGATCAAGAGGAGAATCCGAGGAGGAGATTTACAAGGTATTCCAATTTCTTCAATTTCACCCTAGCTTTTGTTTTGATTTAAAAAATCATGGTATCTTTCCTGAATTTCTCCGCCGATTTTGGTCAAATTATCCAAAATCGGCTTATCAGATCCGAATACGGATCTCACACCCACACCCACACCGTGTCGAAATGGGTGCAGCACCAAAAGTGAAGAGTCCAAGCAACTTAGCTTACAAGTGATCCTCGTAAAGGTTATCAGCATCAAGCAGCTCTTCATATCCCCAATCCTCATTCAATACCGTCTTTGATACCTTATTCAATTGCGATAGAATTCTGTATATCCTCTCGCATTGAGAATGTGATCTGTCTCCTGAATAGAAGTAATAAACTCTGTTTTTCACCTTGATGAAGCTACCGCCTGGCAACTTTTTGACACCTGTGTCCCTCATGATCTTTCTTGCTACCCTAGCTTCACTCCACCTACCAAGAGCAGCATATGTATTGGACACAAGGGAATAATTCCCACTGTTACGTGGTTCCACTTCAGTTAGATGCTGCAGTGCTTGCTCCCCAAGTTCAACATGACTTTGCTTCTTGGCTGCAGCAAGAAGTGATCCCCAAATCACTGCATTTGCTTCAAAGGGCATCGTTTTAATCAGGTTTACAGCCTCGTCGAGGTAATCTGCACGCCCTAAAAGATCGACCATGCAACCATAGTGTCTGATGTCAGGACTAATACCATATTTTTCTTCCATTATCTTAAAATACAATCTGCCCTCCTCCACAAGACCTGCATGGCTACATGCAGATAGTACTGCTATTAAGGTGATACTGTTCGGCCTAATTCCAACCATTTCCATTCGAGAAAACATGTTAAGCGCTTCTCGTCCATACCCATTGACAGCCAATGCAGAAATCATTGTTGACCAAGAAACAACACTCCTTGTTTCCATGCTCTCAAACAATTTTACTCCCTTCTTCACATTCCCCGATTTTGCATACATATCAATAAGGGCATTGTTAAGAGGCACAGTTCTGCATAACCTGTGTTTTATAATATAACTATGGATCCATTCGCCCAACTCAAGCTCACCCAAGTGGGCACAAGCAGAAAGCACAGCTAGCATTGTTACCTCATCAGGCTTGACACCAACTTCTGCACTCATCATTTCACGGAAAACACCAATAGCTTGAGAAAATTGATTCACCTGAGCATACCCCGCAATTATGGTAGTCCAAGAAATAACATTCTTCTCCGGTATATTATCAAACAAGTACTTCGCAGTATCCATATCTCGAGCCCTAACATAAGCCGTTATAATGGCATTCCACAATCCCACATCTCTGTTGCacatttcatcaaacaccttaCGAGCATCCGAGACGCACCCAAAAGAAGAATACATCCGTACAACCGCGCTTGCCACGTGTATGTCATTATTCAAT
This genomic stretch from Nicotiana sylvestris chromosome 9, ASM39365v2, whole genome shotgun sequence harbors:
- the LOC104240499 gene encoding pentatricopeptide repeat-containing protein At5g56310; the encoded protein is MLCSFSRASSKILHPLLKPNSNNFHCNYHNFPLQKSPFDIEDSFLALLKKCSHKNHIYQTHGFMLHRALDQDNFLLSQFLHTCSSLGFVNYACSVFTSNPNPNIYLYNTMISVFSKQQYLLKDAIFLYKQARAIGLYHDTYSIPFVLNAVTCLSTGSQIHCEAIITGLNNDIHVASAVVRMYSSFGCVSDARKVFDEMCNRDVGLWNAIITAYVRARDMDTAKYLFDNIPEKNVISWTTIIAGYAQVNQFSQAIGVFREMMSAEVGVKPDEVTMLAVLSACAHLGELELGEWIHSYIIKHRLCRTVPLNNALIDMYAKSGNVKKGVKLFESMETRSVVSWSTMISALAVNGYGREALNMFSRMEMVGIRPNSITLIAVLSACSHAGLVEEGRLYFKIMEEKYGISPDIRHYGCMVDLLGRADYLDEAVNLIKTMPFEANAVIWGSLLAAAKKQSHVELGEQALQHLTEVEPRNSGNYSLVSNTYAALGRWSEARVARKIMRDTGVKKLPGGSFIKVKNRVYYFYSGDRSHSQCERIYRILSQLNKVSKTVLNEDWGYEELLDADNLYEDHL